A part of Leptospira congkakensis genomic DNA contains:
- a CDS encoding hybrid sensor histidine kinase/response regulator — protein sequence MKQKPTILIIEDDPTTALLYTSSLRTTGYEIIQFSGLKPTLETYREDGFKSVDLIVTDLVLPDGTGKELILEVRKTNPNIPIIVVSAAEDSQSIIDVMRENVQDYCIKPISPKELAKKIQYHLSKQEMDYQKTVFEKEKIISLEKLLDWYSFKNQSLEKGEFDSKELHKNLFHVLRASLSQGAGFGILVQIIDIIKGMTKTKEGDYILQKEILEILEENASYAKKILQTFTEIENIIFGRVDSVKVSLREFLAEINTLVSEMDSLLKIKNQKIQLGKLEDKYLDSKFILWDKEYFRKSFFELLLNAMKFSPETSSIFLFFQSDSEFVSISVINSVPVESKTGQGIPNEYLDLVFEPFFRLTKNLYEKYGSLDFGIGLSLVRETIHKFGGHIIVRNILDHLGEVVTPKVEFKATLPYVSSEK from the coding sequence TTTATACACAAGTTCCCTTCGCACAACTGGTTACGAAATCATTCAATTTTCAGGCCTAAAACCAACATTAGAAACCTACAGGGAAGATGGATTCAAATCAGTGGATTTGATTGTCACGGATTTGGTTTTGCCGGATGGAACAGGAAAAGAGTTAATTTTAGAAGTTCGTAAAACAAATCCGAACATACCTATTATTGTTGTCTCTGCCGCAGAGGATAGCCAGTCCATCATCGATGTGATGAGAGAGAATGTTCAGGATTATTGTATCAAACCCATCTCCCCTAAAGAGTTAGCTAAAAAAATCCAATACCATCTTTCCAAACAGGAAATGGACTACCAAAAGACAGTTTTTGAAAAAGAAAAAATCATCTCACTTGAGAAGTTACTCGATTGGTATAGTTTTAAAAATCAATCCTTAGAGAAAGGTGAGTTTGATAGCAAAGAGTTACATAAAAATCTATTTCATGTTCTGCGAGCGAGTTTGTCCCAAGGGGCAGGCTTTGGGATTCTTGTTCAAATCATTGATATCATCAAAGGGATGACAAAAACCAAAGAGGGAGATTATATCCTACAAAAAGAAATTTTAGAGATATTGGAAGAAAATGCTAGTTATGCGAAAAAAATCTTACAAACATTTACGGAGATCGAAAATATTATTTTTGGTCGAGTGGATTCTGTAAAGGTGAGTCTTCGGGAATTTTTAGCGGAAATCAATACGCTCGTTTCTGAAATGGATTCTCTTTTAAAAATAAAAAATCAAAAAATCCAATTAGGAAAATTGGAAGATAAGTATTTGGATTCGAAATTTATCCTTTGGGACAAAGAATACTTTCGAAAATCTTTTTTTGAATTACTTTTGAATGCGATGAAGTTTTCTCCTGAAACTAGTTCTATCTTTCTTTTTTTCCAATCTGATTCCGAGTTTGTTTCCATTTCTGTGATTAACTCCGTGCCTGTAGAATCAAAAACAGGACAAGGCATTCCTAACGAATATTTGGATTTAGTTTTTGAACCGTTTTTTCGTCTGACAAAAAACTTATATGAAAAGTATGGATCTCTCGATTTTGGAATTGGGCTCTCCCTTGTGAGAGAAACCATACATAAGTTTGGTGGTCATATCATTGTTCGTAATATCCTCGATCACTTAGGCGAAGTCGTGACACCCAAGGTAGAGTTTAAAGCCACCTTACCTTATGTTTCTTCTGAGAAGTGA
- the thiL gene encoding thiamine-phosphate kinase encodes MKESEIIRTLFGTTPPPEDDCYFLAPNRLVTTDSLSEGTHFLHEWSEAPVLARKLVEVNVSDIIASGGRPKECFLNLGLSPLSQKKEWIRSFSKELRKSLDQYEMKLAGGDTFSASKTQLTLTVVGTVEKPWLRSGGKPGDYLYITGSLGQSQLGFLSLKKKTKDKKFTKAIERHLSPNSRYATSLLLHKFKIHACMDITDGLIQDGERLAMASRGRLKIQMESLPFDPLALETLGFDLCLGSGEELELLFLSPEILPTKLAGVPVTMVGRLEKGKPGVQFLKNGKTYLPKSRGFLHFSEET; translated from the coding sequence TTGAAAGAATCCGAAATTATACGCACTTTGTTTGGAACAACCCCTCCTCCTGAGGACGATTGTTACTTTTTGGCCCCGAACCGATTAGTGACAACGGATTCCCTTTCGGAAGGCACTCACTTCCTGCACGAATGGTCAGAGGCTCCCGTTTTGGCTAGAAAACTTGTCGAAGTGAATGTTTCCGACATCATTGCCTCTGGTGGAAGACCCAAAGAATGTTTTTTAAACCTTGGTTTGTCTCCCCTATCTCAGAAAAAGGAATGGATTCGTAGTTTTTCCAAAGAATTACGGAAATCCTTAGACCAATATGAGATGAAACTAGCGGGAGGCGACACCTTTTCTGCGTCCAAAACCCAACTCACACTTACCGTAGTAGGAACTGTCGAAAAACCCTGGCTTCGTTCTGGAGGAAAACCAGGAGATTACCTCTATATCACAGGATCTCTCGGACAGAGCCAATTAGGTTTTCTTTCTTTGAAGAAAAAAACAAAAGATAAAAAATTTACCAAAGCGATAGAACGCCACCTTTCACCAAACTCACGCTACGCGACATCTCTTTTGTTACACAAATTTAAAATCCATGCCTGTATGGACATTACGGATGGACTCATCCAAGATGGGGAACGATTGGCAATGGCCTCTCGTGGCAGGCTAAAAATTCAAATGGAATCACTTCCCTTTGATCCATTGGCATTGGAAACTTTAGGTTTCGATTTGTGTTTAGGTTCAGGAGAAGAGTTGGAACTTTTGTTTTTGTCTCCCGAAATTTTACCAACGAAACTGGCGGGAGTTCCCGTGACTATGGTGGGAAGATTGGAAAAAGGAAAACCAGGAGTCCAATTTTTGAAAAATGGAAAAACCTACCTTCCTAAATCTAGGGGTTTTCTTCACTTCTCAGAAGAAACATAA
- a CDS encoding ATP-binding response regulator → MEKPKAITKVLLLEDDPTILFLYSGLLQKHGMEVTSFAKIKSALEYLAENHLHTENIVLTDLQLPDGNGLEFVKEIRKINKHIPIVVITSTEDPKLIIEVMKEHVQEYIIKPVIPNELISRIKYQLSNKENDYEYSEYEREKIISLEKLLDWYAYKNSRIKKGDLNFQEMHKNLFYGLRTSLAQGAGFGVITQLIDLIKAMPKAEGGGVILDADILSILEENAVYSKKVLDRFIEIEDVIFDRIELQLVSPFAIFNKILRLKDELKPILALRDQTLLVPEYKFKDFGSQKILLNKSFIRKVIYELLLNAMRFSQSSSKIYAILNFDFDGIYLSIVNSLEDEQFIKNGIPNEYLDLLFEPFFRLNKNIYDKHGSLDFGIGLSFVKQTIIRFGGSISAFNLIDHTGGVKETKVEFKIFLPYVSSEK, encoded by the coding sequence ATGGAAAAGCCAAAAGCGATTACAAAAGTTTTACTACTTGAAGACGATCCCACCATCTTATTTCTTTACAGTGGGTTACTGCAAAAACATGGAATGGAAGTCACAAGTTTTGCAAAAATCAAATCAGCCTTAGAGTATTTAGCTGAAAACCATCTCCATACTGAAAATATTGTTTTAACAGATCTCCAATTACCAGACGGTAATGGATTAGAATTTGTTAAGGAAATACGAAAAATCAATAAACATATCCCGATCGTTGTGATTACATCAACGGAGGATCCTAAACTCATTATCGAAGTGATGAAGGAACATGTTCAGGAATATATCATTAAACCGGTGATTCCCAATGAACTCATTTCTAGAATAAAATACCAACTTTCTAACAAGGAAAATGATTATGAATACTCGGAATATGAACGTGAAAAAATAATATCGCTCGAGAAACTTTTAGATTGGTATGCATATAAAAATAGTCGGATCAAAAAGGGAGATCTAAACTTCCAAGAAATGCACAAAAATTTGTTTTATGGATTGCGAACTAGTTTGGCCCAAGGTGCTGGATTTGGAGTAATTACGCAACTCATTGATTTGATCAAAGCGATGCCAAAAGCGGAAGGAGGAGGTGTCATTTTAGATGCTGATATCCTCAGTATTTTAGAAGAAAATGCAGTGTATTCAAAAAAAGTTTTAGATCGTTTTATAGAGATTGAAGATGTAATTTTTGATCGAATTGAATTACAACTTGTTTCTCCTTTTGCAATTTTTAATAAAATCTTAAGATTGAAAGATGAGTTGAAACCGATTTTAGCATTAAGAGATCAAACATTATTAGTACCAGAATATAAATTCAAGGATTTTGGATCGCAAAAAATATTACTAAACAAAAGTTTTATTCGCAAAGTAATATATGAACTATTGTTAAATGCAATGCGTTTTTCGCAAAGCTCCAGTAAAATTTATGCCATTTTGAATTTTGATTTTGACGGAATTTATTTGTCGATTGTGAATTCTCTTGAAGATGAACAGTTTATAAAAAACGGAATTCCAAATGAGTATCTGGATTTGCTATTTGAACCATTTTTTAGATTAAACAAAAATATATATGATAAACATGGCTCTTTGGATTTTGGAATTGGTTTGAGTTTTGTGAAGCAGACCATCATACGTTTTGGCGGGTCCATCTCTGCATTCAATTTAATTGATCATACAGGTGGTGTGAAAGAAACAAAAGTTGAATTCAAGATTTTCCTTCCTTATGTTTCTTCTGAGAAGTGA